From one Halosimplex rubrum genomic stretch:
- a CDS encoding DUF7553 family protein, producing MTRENLADASATLESAADATGDGDAAERLESLADQLDSLATRDRDPDHGRLARIENALNDLEDSDVTEQVRSAHESVVAFRETVEGV from the coding sequence ATGACACGCGAGAACCTCGCTGACGCGAGCGCCACCCTCGAATCGGCGGCCGACGCGACCGGCGACGGCGACGCGGCCGAGCGCCTCGAAAGCCTCGCCGACCAGCTCGACAGCCTCGCAACGCGCGACCGCGACCCCGACCACGGACGGCTCGCCCGCATCGAGAACGCGCTCAACGACCTCGAGGACTCCGACGTGACCGAGCAGGTCCGGTCGGCCCACGAGTCGGTCGTCGCCTTCCGCGAGACCGTCGAGGGCGTCTAA
- a CDS encoding DUF7571 family protein produces the protein MKPCQNCQAVIDEYTLDKQLEPLRELTVDDFNVCGDCVTIADDACVECGGAVYVPRSADARPDFCPACRSDRIERTGRDPGWHAEPPSTT, from the coding sequence ATGAAACCGTGCCAAAACTGTCAGGCGGTCATCGACGAGTACACCTTGGACAAACAACTCGAACCCCTGCGAGAGCTGACAGTCGACGACTTCAACGTCTGTGGCGACTGCGTGACGATCGCCGACGACGCGTGCGTGGAGTGCGGCGGCGCGGTCTACGTCCCCCGGAGCGCGGACGCCAGACCGGACTTCTGCCCGGCGTGCCGGTCCGACCGTATCGAACGGACGGGCCGCGACCCCGGCTGGCACGCCGAGCCCCCATCGACGACCTGA
- a CDS encoding outer membrane protein assembly factor BamB family protein, producing the protein MAERWDPSRRDVLATAVGLAGGVGASGAATGADTGRSSETPRAVAGERATDSAGDGRWPSHRYDGGNAGHKSGVDPTVEDIEVGWSVGGERDRVAGEGVAIADGTAHVVDDDRTLRAVDLETGEVTWQAGFDADTVSVPTVTETKVLCYADRLWAFEIGTGAVEWRGEPAGDRTNGSPAVVGGTVAVLASATVTAYDLSTGERQWDRTIEGSMGQSNFIAADGDRFYAGVDRDPSDDYEGESVVALDPSDGSVVWSGGPTSELFGPIAADGAVLYGLDGQDGPYYSGVDILYCVEADSGEHRWELEVDHDVGLSIPVVVDSRVVLGVGDELHAVGLESGITRWEHAASVSPSFAAGDLLFCGGFGTGLDVHSAENGERVTQLASDLHVWGDGGGYADGTLVVPAESGTYAIGEFNDPPSAAFDYERPAYAGRETQFDGTSSSDGDGSVERYEWDFDADGEFEKTGERPTHAFDLPGEFEVTLRVTDDFGATDVTTETVVVERAPTDTPTDTPTRTPNDSPTPTDSPTPTEASAGGATGTPAAGGDGAATTPTSGGVVAGGGTEAGGGASGSNAISPSSGGGGPIGGDAPTRLAVFVAAISAALSTAYVALRRLNDGGER; encoded by the coding sequence ATGGCTGAAAGGTGGGACCCGAGTCGGCGTGACGTGCTCGCCACGGCGGTCGGCCTCGCGGGCGGTGTCGGCGCGAGCGGGGCGGCGACCGGGGCGGACACGGGACGCTCGTCAGAGACGCCTCGAGCGGTCGCGGGCGAACGGGCGACCGACAGCGCCGGGGACGGCCGCTGGCCGAGTCACCGGTACGACGGCGGGAACGCGGGACACAAGTCCGGCGTCGACCCGACGGTCGAGGACATCGAGGTCGGCTGGTCGGTCGGCGGCGAACGCGACCGGGTCGCCGGAGAGGGCGTCGCCATCGCGGACGGGACTGCCCACGTCGTCGACGACGACCGGACGCTCCGGGCGGTGGACCTCGAGACCGGCGAGGTGACGTGGCAGGCGGGTTTCGACGCCGACACCGTCAGCGTCCCGACGGTCACCGAGACGAAGGTACTCTGTTACGCCGACCGCCTCTGGGCGTTCGAGATCGGGACCGGCGCCGTCGAGTGGCGCGGCGAACCCGCCGGGGATCGCACGAACGGCTCGCCCGCGGTGGTCGGCGGCACCGTGGCGGTCCTCGCGTCGGCCACCGTCACGGCCTACGACCTCTCGACCGGTGAGCGCCAGTGGGACCGGACTATCGAGGGGTCGATGGGGCAATCTAACTTCATCGCCGCGGACGGCGACCGGTTCTACGCCGGCGTCGACCGCGACCCGTCGGACGACTACGAGGGCGAGTCCGTCGTCGCGCTCGACCCGTCGGACGGGTCGGTCGTTTGGTCCGGCGGCCCGACGAGCGAGCTCTTCGGTCCGATCGCCGCGGACGGGGCGGTGCTGTACGGGCTCGACGGCCAGGACGGCCCGTACTACAGCGGCGTCGACATCCTGTACTGTGTGGAGGCCGACTCGGGCGAACACCGGTGGGAACTGGAGGTCGACCACGACGTCGGCCTGTCGATTCCGGTGGTCGTCGACTCCCGGGTCGTCCTCGGCGTGGGCGACGAACTACACGCGGTCGGCCTGGAGAGCGGCATCACCCGGTGGGAACACGCGGCCAGCGTGAGCCCGTCGTTCGCGGCCGGCGACCTGCTGTTCTGCGGCGGGTTCGGGACCGGCCTCGACGTCCACTCGGCCGAGAACGGAGAGCGCGTGACCCAACTGGCGAGCGACCTGCACGTCTGGGGCGACGGCGGCGGGTACGCGGACGGGACGCTCGTCGTCCCGGCCGAGAGCGGGACCTACGCAATCGGCGAGTTCAACGACCCGCCGTCGGCGGCGTTCGACTACGAGCGGCCCGCCTACGCCGGCCGCGAGACCCAGTTCGACGGCACCTCCTCGTCGGACGGCGACGGCTCCGTCGAGCGCTACGAGTGGGACTTCGACGCCGACGGGGAGTTCGAAAAGACGGGCGAACGACCGACCCACGCCTTCGACCTGCCCGGCGAGTTCGAGGTGACGCTGCGGGTCACCGACGACTTCGGCGCCACCGACGTCACCACGGAGACGGTCGTCGTCGAGCGCGCTCCGACGGACACGCCCACCGACACACCGACGCGGACGCCGAACGACTCCCCGACGCCGACGGACTCGCCGACCCCGACCGAGGCGTCGGCCGGCGGCGCGACGGGGACGCCGGCCGCGGGCGGCGACGGCGCGGCGACGACACCGACGAGCGGCGGTGTCGTCGCGGGCGGCGGCACCGAGGCCGGTGGCGGCGCGAGCGGGTCGAACGCGATCTCGCCGTCCTCGGGCGGCGGCGGTCCCATCGGTGGGGACGCGCCGACGCGGCTCGCGGTGTTCGTCGCCGCGATCAGCGCCGCGCTCTCGACCGCGTACGTCGCGCTGCGGCGGCTGAACGACGGGGGAGAACGGTGA
- a CDS encoding Yip1 family protein, which yields MIRGLLSDPDDFFARQSADPSFAAPVAVVFVAGVAINLNTVLVLPALAESLSGRSETIARVVTLVGAAGGTLGIFGLWFIYAGTFHTISVYFDGDGRFRTLFLLTGWGFLPLVLQGVFGAAMFQYTLQHVTVPQDPAQFDSFVGGLNDRPPLLVSSATRLVFLAWQAVLWTFAVSHGRRLSVREALATVGPAVFVTLAVNVHSVAGAVLAG from the coding sequence GTGATCCGAGGGCTCCTCAGTGACCCGGACGACTTCTTCGCTCGCCAGTCCGCGGACCCGAGCTTCGCGGCGCCGGTCGCCGTCGTGTTCGTCGCGGGCGTCGCGATCAACCTGAACACGGTGCTGGTGTTACCGGCGCTCGCGGAGTCGCTCTCGGGGCGGAGCGAGACGATCGCACGCGTCGTGACGCTCGTCGGGGCCGCGGGGGGAACGCTGGGGATCTTCGGACTGTGGTTCATCTACGCTGGGACGTTCCACACGATTTCGGTCTACTTCGACGGCGACGGCCGCTTCCGGACGCTCTTTCTCCTCACCGGGTGGGGCTTTCTCCCGCTGGTCCTGCAGGGAGTGTTCGGTGCGGCGATGTTCCAGTACACCCTTCAGCACGTGACCGTGCCCCAGGACCCCGCGCAGTTCGACTCGTTCGTCGGGGGGTTGAACGACCGACCGCCGCTGTTGGTCAGCTCCGCCACGCGGCTCGTCTTCCTGGCGTGGCAAGCGGTACTCTGGACGTTCGCCGTCAGTCACGGTCGTCGACTGAGCGTCCGAGAAGCGCTCGCCACCGTCGGTCCGGCGGTGTTCGTGACCCTGGCGGTCAACGTCCACAGCGTCGCCGGCGCAGTGCTCGCCGGGTGA
- the cruF gene encoding bisanhydrobacterioruberin hydratase, producing the protein MAPDWVESAGWPTAGALDRDRVEARLDRLVRTNRFTIAVVFPVTGAVLLLASALGWFAPAVAALPAALATRLAWLPEALAFNPWLVLVGVVVMRLPLVAGVAPLVDRKATLALVALAAYAYGIEFVGVTTGWPYGAFEYGVALGPMLGGVPLALPVFFFPLVLNSYLLCLLLLGDLARSPWVRLPVVVATVVGIDLVLDPGAVALGFWAYDGGGAFYGVPWSNYAGWVLSATVAVGAFDFGLDREALLARLDDCPFMLDDMVSFVILWGGVNAAFGNWVPVALAGLFAAGLVVTDRFDVPTRPRWAT; encoded by the coding sequence ATGGCGCCTGACTGGGTCGAGTCGGCCGGCTGGCCCACCGCCGGGGCGCTCGACCGCGACCGCGTCGAGGCCCGCCTGGATCGACTGGTCCGGACCAATCGCTTCACCATCGCGGTCGTCTTCCCCGTCACCGGCGCCGTCCTCCTGCTCGCCAGCGCCCTGGGCTGGTTCGCCCCCGCCGTCGCGGCGCTCCCCGCGGCGCTCGCGACCCGGCTCGCCTGGCTCCCCGAGGCGCTGGCGTTCAACCCCTGGCTCGTCCTCGTCGGCGTCGTCGTGATGCGGCTGCCGCTCGTGGCGGGGGTCGCACCGCTGGTCGACCGAAAGGCGACGCTCGCGCTGGTCGCGCTCGCGGCCTACGCCTACGGTATCGAGTTCGTCGGCGTCACGACGGGGTGGCCCTACGGCGCCTTCGAGTACGGCGTCGCGCTGGGCCCGATGCTCGGCGGCGTCCCGCTCGCCCTGCCCGTCTTCTTCTTCCCGCTCGTCCTCAACAGCTACCTGCTCTGTCTCCTGCTGTTGGGCGACCTGGCGCGCTCGCCGTGGGTCCGGCTCCCGGTCGTCGTCGCGACGGTGGTCGGGATCGACCTGGTGCTCGACCCGGGCGCGGTCGCGCTGGGCTTCTGGGCGTACGACGGCGGCGGCGCCTTCTACGGTGTCCCCTGGAGCAACTACGCCGGCTGGGTCCTCTCGGCGACTGTCGCCGTCGGCGCCTTCGACTTCGGGCTGGACCGGGAGGCGCTGCTCGCGCGGCTGGACGACTGCCCGTTCATGCTCGACGACATGGTGAGCTTCGTGATCCTCTGGGGCGGCGTCAACGCCGCCTTCGGCAACTGGGTCCCGGTCGCGCTCGCGGGGCTGTTCGCCGCCGGTCTGGTCGTCACCGACCGCTTCGACGTGCCGACGCGACCGCGGTGGGCGACGTAG
- a CDS encoding NAD(P)/FAD-dependent oxidoreductase, which yields MVDVAVVGGGPAGLSAGLYAAKNDLSTVVFDTDESWMHKAHLFNYPAIRSISGDEFLEVTRGQVEDRGADLEDAEVTAVEEDGDGFAVHTDDEAYAADYVVLATGGDRELAEDLGCEFTDEDVVDVTVDMETSVEGVYATGAMGRAEKWQAVIAAGDGAAAVLDILSTEKGEYYHDFDMPSDVPDL from the coding sequence ATGGTAGACGTAGCAGTCGTCGGCGGCGGCCCCGCCGGCCTGAGCGCAGGACTGTACGCGGCGAAAAACGACCTGTCGACCGTGGTCTTCGACACCGACGAGTCGTGGATGCACAAGGCGCATCTGTTCAACTACCCGGCGATCCGGAGCATCAGCGGCGACGAGTTCCTCGAAGTCACGCGGGGGCAGGTCGAAGACCGCGGCGCCGACCTCGAAGACGCCGAGGTGACGGCCGTCGAGGAAGACGGTGACGGCTTCGCCGTCCACACCGACGACGAGGCGTACGCGGCCGACTACGTCGTGCTCGCGACCGGCGGCGACCGCGAGCTGGCCGAGGACCTCGGCTGCGAGTTCACCGACGAGGACGTCGTCGACGTGACCGTCGACATGGAAACCTCCGTCGAGGGCGTCTACGCCACCGGCGCGATGGGCCGCGCCGAGAAGTGGCAGGCCGTCATCGCCGCCGGCGACGGCGCCGCCGCCGTGCTGGACATCCTCTCGACGGAGAAAGGCGAGTACTACCACGACTTCGACATGCCGTCGGACGTGCCCGACCTGTAG
- a CDS encoding stage II sporulation protein M has protein sequence MSRTARLDRPLAASAALFFLGLLVGGALSRTATPVPVPSVGERSAWFFLSRNATVAAILYAGSVTFGVATAVTLCYNGFIIGYAVAASERVIRSVMLVAPHGVFELPAFVLAGAAGLGLPAEVVQYLTGTQETLLRRSAVVESLERFLLALALLVVAAWVESAVTPAVAAAV, from the coding sequence GTGTCGAGGACGGCACGTCTCGACAGGCCGCTCGCGGCGTCGGCTGCGCTCTTTTTCCTCGGACTCCTCGTGGGTGGCGCTCTCTCGCGGACGGCGACGCCGGTGCCCGTTCCGTCGGTCGGCGAGCGGTCCGCGTGGTTTTTCCTCTCGCGCAACGCCACGGTGGCCGCGATACTGTACGCCGGGAGCGTCACGTTCGGCGTGGCGACGGCCGTGACGCTCTGTTACAACGGATTTATCATCGGCTACGCGGTCGCCGCCAGCGAACGGGTCATTCGGTCGGTGATGCTGGTGGCGCCCCACGGAGTCTTCGAGTTACCGGCGTTCGTGCTCGCCGGCGCGGCGGGGCTCGGACTGCCCGCGGAGGTGGTCCAGTACCTGACCGGCACCCAGGAGACGCTGCTGCGGCGCTCGGCCGTCGTCGAGAGCCTGGAGCGATTTCTGCTCGCGCTCGCCCTGCTCGTCGTTGCCGCCTGGGTCGAGTCCGCCGTCACCCCCGCGGTCGCGGCGGCCGTCTGA
- a CDS encoding NAD(P)-dependent oxidoreductase: protein MNVLLLGASGMIGQRIADELLDRGHAVTGTSRSGAVDGVDREGFETLALDATDADAVADAAADHDAVISALGPSEDADLDILVAMAEAVLSGLRESGTDRLLWVGGAGSLYVAEDTQFVETEDFPDELVPLAQAHIDAFEVVREADDVEWSYLAPPGIIEPGERTGDYRTAEGELVVDDEGDSYITCEDYAVAVADELEDGDAVHAHLGVGY from the coding sequence ATGAACGTACTCCTACTCGGTGCGAGCGGCATGATCGGACAGCGTATCGCAGACGAACTCCTCGACCGCGGCCACGCGGTGACGGGTACCTCCCGTAGCGGCGCGGTCGACGGCGTCGACCGCGAGGGCTTCGAGACACTCGCGCTCGACGCGACCGACGCCGACGCGGTCGCCGACGCCGCGGCCGACCACGACGCCGTGATCTCGGCGCTCGGCCCGTCCGAGGACGCCGACCTGGACATCCTCGTCGCGATGGCCGAGGCGGTCCTGTCGGGGCTCCGCGAGAGCGGGACCGACCGCCTGCTGTGGGTCGGCGGCGCCGGCAGCCTCTACGTCGCCGAGGACACCCAGTTCGTCGAGACCGAGGACTTCCCGGACGAGCTCGTCCCGCTCGCCCAGGCCCACATCGACGCCTTCGAGGTCGTCCGCGAGGCCGACGACGTCGAGTGGTCGTATCTCGCCCCGCCGGGCATCATCGAGCCGGGCGAGCGCACCGGCGACTACCGCACCGCCGAGGGCGAACTCGTCGTCGACGACGAGGGAGACTCCTACATCACCTGCGAGGACTACGCCGTCGCCGTCGCCGACGAACTCGAAGACGGCGACGCCGTCCACGCGCACCTCGGCGTCGGCTACTGA
- a CDS encoding NADH:flavin oxidoreductase/NADH oxidase, with amino-acid sequence MTDLFDALELRDTTIPNRLMVSPMCQYSCEARDGRATEWHHVHLGSRAVGGAGLVMAEATAVEKRGRITPEDLGIWNDDQADALARTTRFVKEQGAVPGIQLAHAGRKASKSRPWEGSRPLYPDDGGWEVVGPSGTPWPYEDDDGERVDAPPTREMDQGDIEQVIDSFRTAAERARDAGFEVAEVHAAHGYLLHEFLSPVTNHREGDYGGDFEGRTRLTREVTEAVREVWPEGKPVFVRISGTDWFDDRESWTAEQSARLADRLAGIGADLIDVSSGGIAPGSWPEQTGPNYQLPLAEAVCGGAESDIAVGTVGGITTPEQAQAVVANDRADLAIVGRQFLRDPYFGLRAADALDATDEVSGPPQYRRAFGF; translated from the coding sequence ATGACGGATCTCTTCGACGCGCTCGAACTCCGGGACACCACGATACCGAACCGGCTGATGGTCTCGCCGATGTGCCAGTACTCCTGTGAGGCCCGCGACGGCCGCGCGACCGAGTGGCACCACGTCCACCTCGGTTCGCGGGCGGTGGGCGGCGCCGGCCTCGTGATGGCCGAGGCGACCGCCGTCGAGAAGCGCGGCCGGATCACGCCCGAAGACCTCGGTATCTGGAACGACGACCAGGCCGACGCGCTCGCCCGGACGACGCGATTCGTGAAAGAACAGGGCGCCGTCCCGGGCATCCAGCTGGCCCACGCCGGCCGCAAGGCCTCCAAGAGCCGTCCGTGGGAGGGCAGCCGGCCGCTGTACCCCGACGACGGCGGCTGGGAGGTCGTCGGTCCGAGCGGGACCCCGTGGCCCTACGAGGACGACGACGGCGAGCGCGTCGACGCGCCGCCGACCCGCGAGATGGACCAGGGCGACATCGAGCAGGTGATCGACTCGTTCAGGACGGCCGCCGAGCGCGCCCGGGACGCCGGCTTCGAGGTCGCCGAGGTCCACGCCGCCCACGGCTACCTGCTCCACGAGTTCCTCTCGCCGGTGACCAACCACCGCGAGGGCGACTACGGCGGCGACTTCGAGGGCCGCACCCGCCTCACGCGGGAGGTCACCGAGGCGGTGCGGGAGGTCTGGCCCGAGGGCAAGCCCGTCTTCGTCCGGATCTCCGGCACCGACTGGTTCGACGACCGCGAGTCGTGGACCGCCGAGCAGTCGGCGCGCCTGGCCGACCGCCTCGCCGGGATCGGCGCGGACCTGATCGACGTGTCCAGCGGCGGCATCGCGCCGGGCTCGTGGCCCGAGCAGACCGGCCCGAACTACCAGCTTCCGCTGGCCGAGGCGGTCTGCGGGGGGGCCGAGAGCGATATCGCCGTCGGGACGGTCGGCGGGATCACGACGCCCGAGCAGGCCCAGGCGGTCGTCGCCAACGACCGCGCCGACCTGGCCATCGTCGGCCGGCAGTTCCTCCGTGACCCGTACTTCGGGCTCCGGGCGGCCGACGCACTCGACGCGACCGACGAGGTCTCGGGGCCGCCCCAGTACCGCCGGGCGTTCGGGTTCTGA
- a CDS encoding universal stress protein, with the protein MTELVVGTDTVESSEALSAYLERVVEPEDTVYVVNSLEGGDDTSGEDVRAGEAAVEAVVDALVDVPVTVETHQFVRGNEPVEDLMTFAQEVDADEFVVGIRKRTPVGKVVFGSTGQNLLLGTDRPVRCIPLVES; encoded by the coding sequence ATGACCGAACTCGTGGTCGGAACGGACACGGTCGAATCGAGCGAGGCGCTGTCGGCGTACCTGGAGCGGGTCGTCGAACCGGAGGACACGGTCTACGTCGTCAACTCCCTGGAGGGCGGCGACGACACCAGCGGCGAGGACGTGCGCGCCGGCGAGGCGGCCGTCGAGGCCGTCGTCGACGCCCTCGTCGACGTGCCGGTCACCGTCGAGACCCACCAGTTCGTCCGGGGCAACGAACCCGTCGAGGACCTGATGACGTTCGCGCAGGAGGTCGACGCCGACGAGTTCGTCGTCGGCATCCGCAAGCGGACCCCGGTCGGGAAGGTCGTCTTCGGCTCGACCGGCCAGAACCTCCTGCTCGGGACCGACCGGCCGGTGCGCTGTATCCCGCTGGTCGAATCGTAG
- a CDS encoding HAD family hydrolase, which yields MTYDTVVFDNDGVLVGRTRFDVLQEATEETFAQFGVSDPDPDHVEDMTIGATPEQVNSVCDTYGFEPTEFWRTRDSTVSGAQQDEARAGRKTPYGDIDTLTNLDVATGIVSSNQQETVDFLLDHFEIGRHFDTAYGREATVESLTLRKPNPHYIERALADLDAESALFVGDNESDIVAAENAGIDSAFIRRPHRSDWDLNVWPTWDIDSLDRLHDICG from the coding sequence ATGACCTACGATACCGTCGTGTTCGACAACGACGGTGTCCTCGTCGGCCGAACGCGGTTCGACGTCCTCCAGGAAGCGACCGAGGAGACGTTCGCGCAGTTCGGTGTGTCCGACCCGGACCCCGACCACGTCGAGGACATGACGATCGGAGCGACCCCCGAACAGGTGAACAGCGTCTGCGATACCTACGGCTTCGAGCCGACGGAGTTCTGGCGCACCCGCGACAGCACGGTCTCGGGCGCACAGCAGGACGAGGCCCGGGCGGGACGGAAGACGCCCTACGGGGACATCGACACGCTGACGAACCTCGACGTCGCGACGGGGATCGTCAGTTCGAACCAGCAGGAGACGGTGGATTTCCTCCTCGACCACTTCGAGATCGGGCGGCACTTCGACACCGCCTACGGCCGCGAGGCGACCGTCGAGAGCCTCACGCTCCGGAAGCCGAACCCCCACTACATCGAGCGGGCGCTCGCTGACCTGGACGCCGAGTCGGCGCTGTTCGTCGGCGACAACGAGTCCGACATCGTCGCCGCCGAGAACGCCGGCATCGACTCGGCGTTCATCCGCCGGCCCCACCGGAGCGACTGGGACCTGAACGTCTGGCCCACCTGGGACATCGACTCGCTCGACCGCCTCCACGACATCTGCGGCTGA
- a CDS encoding TetR/AcrR family transcriptional regulator, with product MSSSDESVSSKDTREVIMEATFRALSKRGYGDLRMRDIGEEMDLTRQVIHYHFEGKYDLLSSFLEYVIEQYEGGVEVDADADPVTELDARVEQCLFGPEFEEFSHWERMKVYHELYAYAQNDERHREVFDEHYERIRGSIVEVVEDGIEQGVFREVDADLVGQLITDVIHAARGRRISLGHEDAPEQARRAVDEYIVDSLLVDGAVGHA from the coding sequence ATGAGCAGTTCCGACGAGTCGGTGTCGTCGAAGGACACGCGGGAGGTCATCATGGAGGCGACCTTCCGGGCGCTGAGCAAGCGCGGCTACGGCGACCTCCGGATGCGCGACATCGGCGAGGAGATGGACCTGACTCGGCAGGTCATCCACTACCACTTCGAGGGGAAGTACGACCTCCTGTCGTCGTTCCTGGAGTACGTCATCGAACAGTACGAGGGCGGCGTCGAGGTCGACGCCGACGCCGACCCGGTGACCGAACTGGACGCCCGGGTCGAGCAGTGCCTGTTCGGCCCGGAGTTCGAGGAGTTCTCCCACTGGGAGCGCATGAAGGTCTACCACGAGCTGTACGCCTACGCCCAGAACGACGAGCGCCACCGCGAGGTGTTCGACGAGCACTACGAGCGGATCAGAGGCAGCATCGTCGAGGTCGTCGAGGACGGCATCGAACAGGGCGTCTTCCGCGAGGTCGACGCCGACCTCGTCGGGCAACTGATCACCGACGTGATCCACGCCGCCCGCGGCCGCCGCATCTCGCTCGGCCACGAGGACGCCCCCGAACAGGCCCGCCGGGCCGTCGACGAGTACATCGTCGACTCGCTGCTGGTCGACGGAGCGGTCGGCCACGCCTGA
- a CDS encoding GNAT family N-acetyltransferase: MPGPVFIEGETVELRTVEAEDMNFHQEGSHHPSVRRTAGPDTPVSGEAYESELFDRMAGDDAVELLICDDGEPVGDVSLAPIDDRRGWANLGYWVHPDHQSEGYATEAARLVLDHGFEELRLHRISATVHADNEASKRVAEKLGFVHEGTKRDDDFVDGEYVDRDVYAVLREEWEG, encoded by the coding sequence ATGCCAGGACCGGTCTTCATCGAGGGCGAGACGGTCGAACTGCGGACCGTCGAAGCGGAGGACATGAACTTCCATCAGGAGGGGTCACACCACCCGAGCGTTCGCCGGACCGCCGGCCCCGACACGCCGGTCAGCGGCGAGGCCTACGAGTCGGAGCTGTTCGACCGGATGGCCGGCGACGACGCCGTGGAGCTGCTGATCTGCGACGACGGCGAGCCGGTCGGAGACGTGTCGCTGGCGCCAATCGACGACCGCCGCGGGTGGGCCAACCTCGGCTACTGGGTCCACCCCGACCACCAGAGCGAGGGCTACGCGACGGAGGCCGCACGGCTGGTCCTCGACCACGGCTTCGAGGAGCTTCGGCTGCACCGGATCTCCGCCACCGTTCACGCCGACAACGAGGCCTCGAAACGGGTCGCCGAGAAGCTGGGGTTCGTCCACGAGGGCACCAAGCGCGACGACGACTTCGTCGACGGGGAGTACGTCGATCGGGACGTGTACGCCGTCCTGCGCGAGGAGTGGGAGGGATAA
- a CDS encoding alpha/beta hydrolase: MASEGLLRPETDDDDDGPRLATDEPHPDVQSVLRSRRWLRPVALSTLGARGARLLAKLGLWLQDDDPPAVGDVTDLTVPGPDGAIPVRRYRPARSGPYPTVVFYHGGGFVLGDLESHDHLCRRLTVESGCEVVAVDYRLAPEYPFPKPVEDAYAALEWAADDPPALDGDGGLAVAGDSAGGNLAAVAALMAAERGGPALDYQSLVYPAVGTREEQASMREYAGYVLTEDDLRWFDRCYYGGEIHRRNPYADPSRACDLSGVPPATVVTAGFDPLRDGGIAYARQLVGDGVSVRFRNYPDMVHGFVGMLSESEGVARAHEAVADIGADLRTALDRA, encoded by the coding sequence ATGGCGAGCGAGGGGCTCCTCCGACCCGAGACGGACGACGACGACGACGGACCGCGACTGGCGACCGACGAACCCCACCCGGACGTGCAGTCGGTGCTGCGCTCGCGGCGCTGGCTCCGGCCGGTCGCGCTGTCGACGCTGGGCGCCCGCGGCGCCCGCCTCCTGGCGAAACTCGGTCTGTGGCTCCAGGACGACGACCCGCCCGCGGTCGGTGACGTGACCGACCTGACGGTCCCCGGTCCCGACGGCGCGATCCCGGTCCGTCGGTACCGACCCGCCCGATCGGGACCGTACCCGACGGTCGTCTTCTACCACGGCGGCGGGTTCGTGCTCGGGGACCTGGAGAGCCACGACCACCTCTGTCGGCGGCTGACCGTCGAGAGCGGCTGCGAGGTCGTCGCGGTCGACTACCGCCTGGCGCCCGAATACCCGTTCCCCAAACCCGTCGAGGACGCCTACGCGGCGCTGGAGTGGGCGGCGGACGACCCGCCCGCCCTGGACGGTGACGGAGGGCTGGCGGTCGCCGGCGACAGCGCCGGCGGCAACCTCGCGGCCGTCGCCGCCCTGATGGCCGCCGAGCGCGGGGGGCCGGCCCTGGACTACCAGAGCCTGGTCTACCCCGCCGTGGGGACCCGCGAGGAGCAGGCCTCGATGCGGGAGTACGCGGGCTACGTCCTCACCGAGGACGACCTCCGCTGGTTCGACCGCTGCTACTACGGCGGGGAGATCCACCGGCGCAACCCCTACGCCGACCCCTCGCGGGCCTGCGACCTGTCGGGCGTCCCGCCGGCGACGGTCGTGACCGCGGGGTTCGACCCGCTGCGGGACGGCGGGATCGCATACGCCCGCCAGCTGGTCGGCGACGGCGTCTCGGTCCGCTTCCGGAACTACCCGGACATGGTCCACGGGTTCGTCGGGATGCTCTCCGAGAGCGAGGGCGTGGCCCGCGCGCACGAGGCCGTCGCGGATATCGGCGCGGACCTGCGGACGGCGCTGGACCGGGCGTGA